The DNA sequence CGACATCGAAGTGGAAGACACCGGCGTCCTCAACGTCCGCTGGCGCAGCGGCGCGCTCGGCTCGATGAGCGTCACCATGCTCACCTACCCGAAGAACCTCGAGGGCAGCATCACCATCCTCGGCGAGCAGGGCACCGTGCGCGTCGGCGGAGTGGCCGTGAACGACATCCAGCTCTGGGATTTCGCCGAACCGCGCGACTACGATGCCGAAATCAAGAGCGCGAACTACGAAACCACCTCGGTCTACGGCTTCGGCCACCCGCTCTATTACAAGAACGTGATCGACGTACTCCGCGGCGAAGCCGAACCCGAAACCGACGGCCGCGAGGGCCTCAAATCCCTAGAAGTCCTCATCGCCGCCTACCTCTCCGCCCGCGACGGCCGCACCGTCTCCCTGCCGCTCGAGTATTAGCCACGGATGGACACGGATAAACACGGATTGGGTAGGATTTGGGAAGGCATCATGGATGATGAGGGGCATTCTCATGGACGAGAAACTGGTTGCAGAAGATCTGACGTATCGCATTCGTGCTGGCATCTTCGCGGTTGCGAACACGCTGGGCTCCGGTTTTCTGGAGAAGGTCTACGAGAATGCCCTTGCGATCGAGCTTCGCAGCGCCGGCCTGGCGGTCAGCACCCAGGTGCCGATCCGGGTCTTCTACAAGCGGCAGATCGTCGGCGACTACCAGGCCGACATGCTGATCGAAAACCACGTGCTCCTGGAACTGAAAGCCGTCAGCGCCCTGAGGCCCGAACACGAAGCGCAACTCCTCAACTACCTGCGCGCGACTCGAAAACCCCTCGGCCTGCTCGTCAACTTCGGCCAACCCAAAGTCCAAATCAAGCGCATGGTCCTCTAACCCCAAATCCCTATCCGCGTTCATCCGTGTCCATCCGTGGCTAATCAAATTCATTCCACCGCCATCGTCGACGAAGGCGCCCAAATCGGCCAAGGCACCCGCATTTGGCACTGGACCCACGTCTGCGCTGGCGCCCGTATCGGCCAACACTGCTCCCTCGGCCAGAACGTCTTCGTCGGCAACCGCGTGGTCATCGGCAACAACGTGAAGATCCAGAACAACGTCTCGGTCTACGACGACGTGACCCTGGAAGACGACGTCTTCTGCGGCCCCAGCATGGTCTTCACCAACGTCTACAACCCGCGCTCGGCGGTCTCGCGCAAGCACGAATACCGCCCCACGCACGTGAAGCGCGGCGCCACCCTCGGCGCCAACTGCACCATCGTCTGCGGCATTACCATCGGTGAATACGCCTTCATCGGCGCCGGCGCCGTCGTGAACAAGAACGTGAAGCCCTACGCCCTGATGGTCGGCGTCCCCGCCCGCCAGATCGGCTGGATGAGCGAATACGGAGAGCAAATCCCGTTGTCTATCGAGGGAACCGGGACCTACCATTGCCCGCATACGGGTAGCCAGTACACACTCAGTGACGGCCAGTTGCGGCGAACAGGAGCAACTCATGCAAGTTGAAGCCATCTACGAGAACGGCAAACTCGAATTCGTTAAGCCCCTCAAGCTCAAGCACCAACGCGTTCGCTTGGTCGTGACCGTGCCGGACGAGGAGGTCGATGTCTCGCTCCGTGACCTGGTGTCCGAGGAAGTGCTTCTGCGTGCGCGAGCCATGCGCGAGCATCTCGACGCCGTTCGTGACGCACCCTTGCCGCCCGATGACGCATTGCCGGACCTGACACCCAAGCAGATCGACCGCATCAAAGCCTTCGAGCTTCGGGAAGATCGTTGATATGGATTTGCTGCTCGACATCAACGTAGCGGTCGACAGTTGCACTGGACGAAAACCCTGGTGCTCCGCATCCGACGTCGCGATCAGCAAATGCCGGTCCGAGGGAGGGCGTCTCTGGCTCTACGCGGGCAGCGTGCAAACCCTGGAATACGTCACGCGAAGCGAGTTGAGGCGACTCGCCACCGAGAAGGGCAATCCCCTCAGTGGCAAACAACTCGTTGCTCAAACCCAGAACCTCCTCAAAACCTTTGCGGCTGACAAACACTGGCTCGCCGCCCTGGCTGGCGAAGGCCCGGTCTTTGACACCGCCGACCCGGAAGACGAGCAACTTCTTCGCGCCCTGGATCGCTTCCCGGCCGACTCGATTCGGTTGCTCACTCGCGATGAGGAGCTGCTGAACGACTATCCCGAAAAAACCATCAGCCCCTTGGCCTATTGTCAGATGGGGCAGCCCAAGGCCAAACTCGACTTCATCGACCTCGCCGCCCAACAGCAGATCATCCGCCCCGAACTCGAGCGCAACATCCATCGGGTGTTGCACCACGGCCAGTACATCCTCGGCCCCGAAGTTCGCGAGCTGGAACAGCGTCTCGCCGCCTACACCGGCGCGAAGCACTGCATCACCGTCGCGAGCGGCACCGAGGCGCTGCTGATCAGCCTGATGGCGCTGGGCATCGGCCCCGGCGACGAGGTGATCACCACGCCGTTCACCTTCGTCGCCACCGGCGAGATGATCGTGCTGCTCGGCGCCACCCTGGTGTTCGTCGACATCGAACCCGACACCTGTAACATCGACGCAAGCCGGATCGAAGCGAAGATCACCGAGCGCACCAAGGCGATCATGCCCGTGAGCCTCTACGGCCAGCCGGCCGACATGGACGAAATCAATGCCATCGCCGCGCGCCACGGCAACATCCCAGTGATCGAAGACGCGGCGCAGAGCTTCGGCGCGACCTACAACGGCCGCAAGTCCTGCAACCTGTCCACCATCGGCTGCACCAGCTTCTTCCCGAGCAAGCCCCTCGGCTGCTACGGCGACGGCGGCGCGATCTTCACCAGCGACGACCACATCGCCCAGGCCTGCCGCGAAATCCGCGTCCACGGCCAGAGCCAACGCTACGTCCACACCCGCATCGGCGTCGGTGGCCGCATGGACACCCTCCAATGCGCCATCGTCCTCGCCAAACTCGACCGTTTCGACGAGGAAATCACCCAACGCCAAACCGCCGCCCGCCGCTACCACGATGCGTTAGCCATGGATGAACACCGGTCAGTTGTAGCCACGGATGAACACGGATCAACACGAGCCACGGATGCACACGGATTAACACGGATGGATGAAAACTCAAAAAACATCCGTGTCCATCCGTGTCCATCCGTGGCTAATCCCATATGCCCTCTACCGTGGCCCAAAACAGACCGCACGTCGGTCTTCGCCCAGTACACGATCCTCGCCGATGACCGCGACGCCCTCCAGGCACACCTGAACCAGGCCGGCATCCCCACCGCCGTCCACTACCCGGTGCCCCTGAACGAACAACCGGCCTACGCCCACCTCTGCTGCCGCGATTGCACCCCCGTCGCCCAGCAGATCGCCAAACAAGTCATCAGCCTCCCGATGCACCCCCTGCTCACCCCAGCAGACCAAGACCGCATCGTCCAGGCACTAAAAACGGCAGCCACCGATAAACACGGATGAACACGGATAGGGTTTAAATCAAAAAACATCCGTGTCCATCCGCGTCCATCCGTGGCTAATAAATGCCCTTCAACCCTTTTCCGTGTCTTTCCGTGTTCTTCCGTGGCCAAAAACGCCCTTGACCTCTGC is a window from the Thioalkalivibrio paradoxus ARh 1 genome containing:
- a CDS encoding DegT/DnrJ/EryC1/StrS family aminotransferase — protein: MDLLLDINVAVDSCTGRKPWCSASDVAISKCRSEGGRLWLYAGSVQTLEYVTRSELRRLATEKGNPLSGKQLVAQTQNLLKTFAADKHWLAALAGEGPVFDTADPEDEQLLRALDRFPADSIRLLTRDEELLNDYPEKTISPLAYCQMGQPKAKLDFIDLAAQQQIIRPELERNIHRVLHHGQYILGPEVRELEQRLAAYTGAKHCITVASGTEALLISLMALGIGPGDEVITTPFTFVATGEMIVLLGATLVFVDIEPDTCNIDASRIEAKITERTKAIMPVSLYGQPADMDEINAIAARHGNIPVIEDAAQSFGATYNGRKSCNLSTIGCTSFFPSKPLGCYGDGGAIFTSDDHIAQACREIRVHGQSQRYVHTRIGVGGRMDTLQCAIVLAKLDRFDEEITQRQTAARRYHDALAMDEHRSVVATDEHGSTRATDAHGLTRMDENSKNIRVHPCPSVANPICPLPWPKTDRTSVFAQYTILADDRDALQAHLNQAGIPTAVHYPVPLNEQPAYAHLCCRDCTPVAQQIAKQVISLPMHPLLTPADQDRIVQALKTAATDKHG
- a CDS encoding GxxExxY protein, which gives rise to MDEKLVAEDLTYRIRAGIFAVANTLGSGFLEKVYENALAIELRSAGLAVSTQVPIRVFYKRQIVGDYQADMLIENHVLLELKAVSALRPEHEAQLLNYLRATRKPLGLLVNFGQPKVQIKRMVL
- a CDS encoding acyltransferase, which translates into the protein MANQIHSTAIVDEGAQIGQGTRIWHWTHVCAGARIGQHCSLGQNVFVGNRVVIGNNVKIQNNVSVYDDVTLEDDVFCGPSMVFTNVYNPRSAVSRKHEYRPTHVKRGATLGANCTIVCGITIGEYAFIGAGAVVNKNVKPYALMVGVPARQIGWMSEYGEQIPLSIEGTGTYHCPHTGSQYTLSDGQLRRTGATHAS